Proteins from a genomic interval of Caulobacter sp. NIBR1757:
- a CDS encoding CHAP domain-containing protein translates to MRSRARTVLGSLTAALMISLIPAVSSAETYWQCVPFARLLSGIQIFGDAHTWWGQAVQRYQTGDTPQMGAVLSFKATARMKLGHVAVVSRVLTDRVIQITHANWSAIGGARGKVEKDVTVVDVSPAGNWTQVKVWYDPIRDLGTSVYPTHGFIYPDGQAQKMAQASGRFALAQDTATLVANSAAGHVVGSVQPGASPLALLNKAAETSDNIADLIQKATGGGDKK, encoded by the coding sequence ATGCGTTCACGGGCCAGAACCGTTCTCGGATCTTTGACCGCTGCTCTGATGATCAGCCTGATCCCCGCGGTCTCGTCCGCTGAAACCTACTGGCAATGCGTGCCGTTCGCCCGCCTGCTGTCGGGCATCCAGATCTTCGGCGACGCCCACACCTGGTGGGGTCAGGCCGTGCAGCGCTACCAGACCGGCGACACGCCGCAGATGGGCGCCGTGCTCAGCTTCAAGGCCACCGCCCGCATGAAGCTCGGCCATGTGGCCGTCGTTTCCCGCGTGCTGACCGACCGCGTCATCCAGATCACCCATGCCAACTGGTCGGCCATCGGCGGGGCCCGCGGCAAGGTCGAGAAGGACGTCACCGTCGTCGACGTCTCGCCGGCCGGCAACTGGACCCAGGTCAAGGTCTGGTACGATCCGATCCGCGACCTCGGCACCAGCGTCTATCCGACCCACGGCTTCATCTATCCCGACGGCCAGGCCCAGAAGATGGCCCAGGCCTCCGGCCGCTTCGCCCTCGCCCAGGACACCGCCACCCTGGTGGCCAACAGCGCCGCCGGCCATGTGGTCGGCTCGGTGCAGCCGGGCGCCTCGCCCCTGGCCCTGCTCAACAAG